The genome window GTTGCGCATCTGGTTGCTCAATCGCAATTTTCCAATCCTGATTATTTGGCTTTTCACCTGCTATACGCAGCTCTCCACCAATCTCAACCATGTAATTGGTAATACTGTGGCTTTCTAATAACTGCGCTACTTTATCAATACCATAGCCTTTAGCCGTTGCCGAAAACGAAAGCTCTAACCCATTAACTGTTTTAGACAGTCCTTGCTCATCTAAAATAAGTTTATCAATACCTATTTTTTCAACCATAGTTGCAAGCTCTTCATCACTTGGGCGATTAGTTGGTTTTTTATCAGGACCAAAGCCCCATAAATCAATTAAAGGCCCCATAGTTACATCGAGTGTTTTAGTTGATTCGCCTAAGCGAATAGACTCGCTGATAACAGCCCTAAAATCTTCGCTAATTGGCATAACTTGATTTGCTGGTAATCTGTTAAATGTATTTATTTCAGAGTCTTCTATGTAAGTAGACATAGACTGATTCACATCTTTTAAAACAGCGTCTATTTGCAGCTGTAATTGTGAAGCTGATAGCTGGCCCTGCTCATCGTAATATTTAATATGATAAGTGGTGCCCATAGTCTTACCTTCTAAAAAGGTTTCCCTCGACTCTGGTTTTTCGCCACACCCAGACAGTAATAAGGTCAGTGTGATTAGTAAAAAGGCCATTATGCCTTGTGAAGTACTTACTCGATTCATAACAGCTCTACTTAATAGATTGATAAAATTAAAGAATAAAAAAAGCCTCGTAACACAAGTGCTACGAGGCTGGTATTTTAACCAAAACTAAACTGTTTTGGTATTAGTGTTAGCCACCGAAGTCATCTAGTAAGATATTTTCGTCTTCAACACCTAAATCTTTAAGCATAGTAATAACTGCCGCGTTCATCATTGGAGGACCACACATGTAGTACTCACAATCTTCCGGCGCTTCGTGATCTTTAAGATAGTTCTCAAATAACACGTTATGGATAAAGCCAGTATAGCCTTCCCAGTTATCTTCAGGTTGTGGATCTGAAAGTGCTGTATGCCATACGAAATTAGGATTTTCAGCGGCTAGGCCGTCAAAATCTTCTACGTAGAACATTTCACGTTCAGAACGTGCACCATACCAAAAGCTCATCTTACGTTTAGAGTTTAAACGTTTAAGTTGGTCAAAGATATGTGAACGCATTGGCGCCATACCAGCACCACCGCCAACAAAGATCATTTCTGCATCTGTGTCTTTAGCAAAGAACTCACCAAATGGACCTGAAATAGTTACCTTGTCGCCTTTTGTAAGTGACCAAATGTACGAAGACATTTTACCACATGGCAAGCTTAGGTTTCTTGGAGGCGGAGCAGCAATACGCACGTTAAGCATAATGATGCCTTCTTCTTCTGGGTAGTTAGCCATTGAGTATGCACGAATTGTTTCTTCGTCTACTTTTGACTCCAGGTCGAAGAAACCAAAATGATTCCAGTCGCCACGATATTCTTCAGGAACATCGAAATCTGCATATTTAACATGGTGAGGTGGCGCTTCGATTTGGATGTAACCACCCGCACGGAAAGGCACTGACTCATCACCAGGGATTTGCAGTTTAAGTTCTTTAATGAAGGTTGCTTTGTTATCGTTAGAGATAACTTCACAGTCCCACTTCTTAACACCGAAAATTGACTCTTCAAGTTCAATTTCCATGTCGTTTTTAACATTTACCTGACACGCTAAACGACAGCCTTCACGGGCTTCACCTTTAGAAATGTGATCAAGCTCAGTTGGCAGAATATCACCACCACCTTCTTTAATGTGTACACGACATTGACCACAAGAGCCACCGCCACCACAAGCAGATGATACAAATATACCTGACTCAGATAATGCACTTAAAAGCTTATTACCTGCTGATGTAGTAATGGCTTTGTCTTTATCGCCATTAATACCGATGATGATGTCACCACTTGCAACTAACTGAGATTTAGCACCAATGATCACTAAAACTAGTAGTACAACGATAGCGATAAAAACACCAACGCCTAAGAAAATCTGATAATCCATGATTTATCCTCGCTACCCTTTACAGTGAAATACCAGAGAATGACATAAAGCCAAGTCCCATTAAACCAACAGTGATGAAGGTAATACCTAAACCACGTAAGCCATCTGGTACGTCTGAATATTTCAGTTTCTCACGGATACCTGCAAGTAATGTAATTGCAAGCGCCCAACCAACACCAGCGCCAATACCATAGACAACAGACTCGCCGAAGTCATAGTTACGCTCAACCATGAAAGATACCGCACCAAATATTGCACAGTTAACTGTGATAAGTGGCAAGAAGATACCTAATGCGTTGTATAGTGCAGGGAAAAACTTATCTAATGCCATTTCAAGAATTTGCACAAGTGCTGCAATAACACCAATGAAAGTTAAGAAACGTAAAAAGCTAAGATCCGCATCTGGATAACCTAACCAAGTAAGTGAACCTGGTGCAAGTACCGCATGGTAAACCAAGTTGTTAACAGGTACAGAAATACCCAATACAACTATAACCGCTATACCTAGGCCAATTGATGTAGTTACTTTTTTAGATACTGCTAAAAAAGTACACATGCCTAAGAAGAATGACAACGCTAAGTTCTCAATAAAAACGGCTTTTACAAATAAACTAATATAATGTTCCACTATTTGCCCCTTACGCTTTAGCTTCTACTTGGTCTTTCTTATAAGTACGAAGTACCCATATGAATAAACCAATGATGAAGAATGCACTCGGTGGTAAGATCAATAGACCCATAGGCTGATACCAACCGCCATCTTGTACTAATGGGATAATATCAACACCGAATAGTGAACCCTTACCGAATAGCTCACGAATGAAACCAACAGTAAGTAGTACTACAGAGTAACCTAAGCCATTACCAATACCGTCAAGGAAAGACATAATTGGTGGCGACTTCATCGCATATGCTTCAGCACGACCCATTACAATACAGTTAGTAATAATTAGACCAACGAATACAGAAAGCTCTTTTGCCGTAGCGTAAGAGAATGCCTGTAATACTTGGTCAACAACGATTACCAACGATGCAATAATTGTCATTTGTACGATGATACGAACAGATGATGGGATCTGGTTACGAATAAGCGAGATAAAGAAGCTCGAAAATGCAGTTACTAATGTCAATGCGATTGACATGATTAGCGCATTTTTTAAGCTAGACGTTACCGCTAGCGCAGAACAAATACCAAGTACTTGTAGTGCGATTGGGTTGTTAGCTAAAACCGGACCAAATAGGACCGCCTTCATTTCTTTAGTATCAGCCATTATTTCAATGCTCCTTTACGTACTTTCGCAAGGAAAGGGCCAAAGCCATTTTCGCCAGTCCAAAAGTCAACTGCATGATCAACACCGTTAGACGTTAATGTAGCACCTGAAAGACCATCGATCTTATGCTCATCATTGCCCGCAGTACCTTTAACAATTTGAATTGGAAGTTCTTTACCTTCCCATGTAGCAGTCCACTGTGGATTTTGGATTTCGCCACCTAGACCTGGGGTTTCATTATGCTTATAAAAGATAATGCTCTTAACTGTTTCAGCGTCGCTTTCAAGCGAGATAAAACCGTACATTAAGCCCCATAAGCCGTAGCCTTGGATAGGAAGAATAATTGCATCAACTGAGCCATCTTCTTTTTTAGAGATATACACCGGCGACTCTTTAGTCACACGTTGAATACCAGCAATATCTTTAACGCCTTTCTCTTGAAGAGAAACACTTAGCGCTGCATCATATTTGCTTTTTTCAAAATCAAAAATTGTTGGGTCTGTATCTACAAACTCACCTGTAGTCATGTTTACAACGCGTGCTTCGATTTTTGCATCAAATGTTTCTAAAACATTTTCAACTTTATCGATACCCGCAGCAGCCAAGATATTGCTTTGAATATCTTTGTTTTTATTAGCTTGCTGTAAAGGACGAAGCTGTACAGAAGCAAACGATACAATGATTGCACACACTAAACATAGTGCTACAACAACTGATAACGTTTTACCGATTGATTCGTTATTACTAGACATTACGTGCCAACCTCCGCTTAATATTAGCCTGCACTACAAAGTGATCGAACAGTGGAGCGAATAAGTTAGCAAATAAGATTGCTAGCATCATACCTTCTGGGAAAGCAGGATTCACAACACGTATCATAACCACCATAAAGCCAATTAATAGACCATATGCCAATTTACCTTTGTCAGTAAATGCAGCTGATACAGGGTCAGTAGCCATAAAGAACATACCAAACGCAAAGCCACCTAGTACTAAATGCCAATACCAAGGCATTGCAAATACAGGGTTAGTTTCTGAGCCAACAGCATTTAGTAAAAATGCAGTTGCTACCATACCTAGGAATACACCTAGTACGATGCGCCAAGAAGCGATACGAACGTAAATTAAGAACAAACCACCTACTAACAATGCAAGTGTAGATGTTTCACCTACAGAACCTTGAATGAAACCGTAAAACGCATTCCACCATAATTCCATGTTTGCAAAATCAAGTGTGCCAGCAAATGCTTGGCCTAGCATAGTTGCACCAGAGAACGAATCTACTGCTGTCCATACTGTGTCACCTGAGATTTGAGCTGGGTATGCAAAGAACAAAAATGCACGGCCGGCTAAAGCAGGGTTTAAGAAGTTACGGCCAGTACCACCAAAGATTTCTTTAGCGATTACTACACCAAACGTAATACCTAACGCAACTTGCCATAGAGGAATCGTTGCAGGCAAAATAAGTGCGAATAATACTGAAGTAACGAAGAAACCTTCGTTAATTTCATGCTTACGCACAGAAGCAAATATTACTTCCCAAAAACCACCTACTGCAAATGTTACCGCGTAGATAGGTAGGAAGAAACATGCTCCATAGAACATCTTAGCGCCCCAGCCTGCATCAGCGGTTAATTCACCACCGAATAACTGGAACAAACCAACTTGCCACGTGTTTGCTAGTTCAAAACCTTGTGCTAAAGCACCTGCGGCCTGATGACCGATATTGAACATACCAAAAAACATAGCTGGGAACGTCGCCATCCACACTAAAATCATCATGCGTTTTAGGTCGATATTATCGCGTACGTGTGTCGCGCCTTTATTTACGTAGCCTGGTGTATAAAAAATAGTTGCAGCTGCTTCATACAGTGCATAAAACTTCTCATATTTACCACCGGCTTCAAAATTCGGCTCGATATCTTCTAGATATTTTTTTAAACCCATCTCTCTAGCCTTCCTTCTCGATCGTAGTTAAGCAATCGCGTAGGATAGAACCATACTCGTATTTGCCTGGACAAACGAAGGTACATAACGCTAAATCTTCTTCATCAAGTTCAAGCGCGCCCAATGAAATTGCACTGTCTAAATCGCGTGCAATTAAGTCACGTAATAATAGAGTAGGCAAAATATCTAGCGGCATTACGCGCTCGTAGCTACCAATTGGTACCATGGCACGTTTTGAACCACCTGTTGACGTTGTCATTTTAAATAAACGACTCGGCGCAAGGTGAGAAAGGAATGTACGCGTTACAGAGAATTTATCACTACCTGGTGCAATCCAGCCAAACAATTCTTTTTCGCGACCTTCAAGTAAAACAGATACTTGAACGTGGTAACGACCTAAGAATGCATGAACACCGTTTGAAATAGAACCTGATAGAACAGAACCAGAAATAACGCGGTTATCTCCGTCTTCTAGCTCACCAGCCACTAAATCATCCAATGAAGCACCTAATTGTGTTTTCACTAAACGTGGGTTTTTAACGCGAGGACCTGCAAGCGAAATAACACGATTTGTGTAAATTTCACCAGTAAGGAATAGGTGACCATACGCAATAACGTCTTGGTAACCAATATGCCAAACTTGTTTGCTAACAGAAACTGCATCAAGATGATGGATATGAGTGCCAACGAGGCCAGCCGGATGCACACCACCAAACTCATGTACTTCTACTTGAGCTATAGATGAGCTAGGAACTTGGCTACCTGCTTTTTTACACACAAATACTTTGCCATCGGT of Pseudoalteromonas arctica A 37-1-2 contains these proteins:
- a CDS encoding FAD:protein FMN transferase, giving the protein MNRVSTSQGIMAFLLITLTLLLSGCGEKPESRETFLEGKTMGTTYHIKYYDEQGQLSASQLQLQIDAVLKDVNQSMSTYIEDSEINTFNRLPANQVMPISEDFRAVISESIRLGESTKTLDVTMGPLIDLWGFGPDKKPTNRPSDEELATMVEKIGIDKLILDEQGLSKTVNGLELSFSATAKGYGIDKVAQLLESHSITNYMVEIGGELRIAGEKPNNQDWKIAIEQPDAQPGERKVHRVLSPGTNGIATSGDYRIFYKMDGEIYTHLIDPVTGMPIKHDLVSVTVLHPSAMTADGLATALTVMGMEKAQAYAQQHDLPVYLIGKSNKGLVTYSSPAFKPYL
- the nqrF gene encoding NADH:ubiquinone reductase (Na(+)-transporting) subunit F, whose protein sequence is MDYQIFLGVGVFIAIVVLLVLVIIGAKSQLVASGDIIIGINGDKDKAITTSAGNKLLSALSESGIFVSSACGGGGSCGQCRVHIKEGGGDILPTELDHISKGEAREGCRLACQVNVKNDMEIELEESIFGVKKWDCEVISNDNKATFIKELKLQIPGDESVPFRAGGYIQIEAPPHHVKYADFDVPEEYRGDWNHFGFFDLESKVDEETIRAYSMANYPEEEGIIMLNVRIAAPPPRNLSLPCGKMSSYIWSLTKGDKVTISGPFGEFFAKDTDAEMIFVGGGAGMAPMRSHIFDQLKRLNSKRKMSFWYGARSEREMFYVEDFDGLAAENPNFVWHTALSDPQPEDNWEGYTGFIHNVLFENYLKDHEAPEDCEYYMCGPPMMNAAVITMLKDLGVEDENILLDDFGG
- the nqrE gene encoding NADH:ubiquinone reductase (Na(+)-transporting) subunit E; the protein is MEHYISLFVKAVFIENLALSFFLGMCTFLAVSKKVTTSIGLGIAVIVVLGISVPVNNLVYHAVLAPGSLTWLGYPDADLSFLRFLTFIGVIAALVQILEMALDKFFPALYNALGIFLPLITVNCAIFGAVSFMVERNYDFGESVVYGIGAGVGWALAITLLAGIREKLKYSDVPDGLRGLGITFITVGLMGLGFMSFSGISL
- a CDS encoding NADH:ubiquinone reductase (Na(+)-transporting) subunit D; its protein translation is MADTKEMKAVLFGPVLANNPIALQVLGICSALAVTSSLKNALIMSIALTLVTAFSSFFISLIRNQIPSSVRIIVQMTIIASLVIVVDQVLQAFSYATAKELSVFVGLIITNCIVMGRAEAYAMKSPPIMSFLDGIGNGLGYSVVLLTVGFIRELFGKGSLFGVDIIPLVQDGGWYQPMGLLILPPSAFFIIGLFIWVLRTYKKDQVEAKA
- a CDS encoding Na(+)-translocating NADH-quinone reductase subunit C, encoding MSSNNESIGKTLSVVVALCLVCAIIVSFASVQLRPLQQANKNKDIQSNILAAAGIDKVENVLETFDAKIEARVVNMTTGEFVDTDPTIFDFEKSKYDAALSVSLQEKGVKDIAGIQRVTKESPVYISKKEDGSVDAIILPIQGYGLWGLMYGFISLESDAETVKSIIFYKHNETPGLGGEIQNPQWTATWEGKELPIQIVKGTAGNDEHKIDGLSGATLTSNGVDHAVDFWTGENGFGPFLAKVRKGALK
- a CDS encoding NADH:ubiquinone reductase (Na(+)-transporting) subunit B — encoded protein: MGLKKYLEDIEPNFEAGGKYEKFYALYEAAATIFYTPGYVNKGATHVRDNIDLKRMMILVWMATFPAMFFGMFNIGHQAAGALAQGFELANTWQVGLFQLFGGELTADAGWGAKMFYGACFFLPIYAVTFAVGGFWEVIFASVRKHEINEGFFVTSVLFALILPATIPLWQVALGITFGVVIAKEIFGGTGRNFLNPALAGRAFLFFAYPAQISGDTVWTAVDSFSGATMLGQAFAGTLDFANMELWWNAFYGFIQGSVGETSTLALLVGGLFLIYVRIASWRIVLGVFLGMVATAFLLNAVGSETNPVFAMPWYWHLVLGGFAFGMFFMATDPVSAAFTDKGKLAYGLLIGFMVVMIRVVNPAFPEGMMLAILFANLFAPLFDHFVVQANIKRRLARNV
- a CDS encoding Na(+)-translocating NADH-quinone reductase subunit A, with amino-acid sequence MINIKKGLDLPLEGAPQQVIHDGSAVKRVAVLGEEFIGMRPTMHVRVDDQVKKGQVLFEDKKNPGVLFTAPASGTVKEINRGAKRVLQSVVIEVAGSEQITFDSFKADELASLEREKAKEVLIQSGQWTALRVRPFSKVAAVDANPSSIFVTATDTNPLAADPAVIIAENAQAFEAGLAVISRLTDGKVFVCKKAGSQVPSSSIAQVEVHEFGGVHPAGLVGTHIHHLDAVSVSKQVWHIGYQDVIAYGHLFLTGEIYTNRVISLAGPRVKNPRLVKTQLGASLDDLVAGELEDGDNRVISGSVLSGSISNGVHAFLGRYHVQVSVLLEGREKELFGWIAPGSDKFSVTRTFLSHLAPSRLFKMTTSTGGSKRAMVPIGSYERVMPLDILPTLLLRDLIARDLDSAISLGALELDEEDLALCTFVCPGKYEYGSILRDCLTTIEKEG